One genomic window of Halovivax cerinus includes the following:
- a CDS encoding restriction endonuclease subunit S, protein MSRTTSEAKRVLLNSREIEIPADWDVVTVGDVSQKTKGKKPDALYDNPAQDRLPYLTIAASQGEVSQWANSEDGKRASDDHILMVWDGASSGTVFKSFEGIIGSTLAAFEFDEGDLDSDFAYYSLSHHEDRISELSEGTGITHVPRDFTQIFQILKPPLLEQRRIAGILSKVDDQIKLTNDIIKKVEELEKGLLQNLFKLFFEQDCKTIQLGPFSVTIPSHWSVEMLDDLNKDEYPICYGVLKPGDYHADGVQLLNIEDITDTGEVLSDSVHRISEELHEQYSRSEIQGGEVVVSVKGTVGRVVHLNDDIEKSNISRDLARITPTERLDPRWLRYCLSTKIYKDLIEVYSTGSTRASLNIGDLREIPVVCPPISEQLEISDVIETLESTLECERYRKQKLQSLKHGLMQDLLTGKVRVNDITVEDS, encoded by the coding sequence ATGAGTAGGACAACATCTGAAGCAAAACGGGTCTTGCTAAATTCCCGCGAGATAGAGATCCCAGCAGATTGGGACGTGGTAACGGTTGGAGACGTCTCTCAAAAGACCAAGGGGAAAAAGCCGGACGCTCTTTATGACAATCCAGCACAAGATAGACTTCCGTACCTAACAATCGCTGCGTCTCAAGGCGAAGTAAGCCAGTGGGCTAATTCCGAGGATGGGAAACGCGCCTCTGATGATCATATTCTTATGGTATGGGACGGAGCCAGTTCTGGAACCGTATTCAAATCTTTTGAGGGGATCATAGGCTCTACTCTTGCTGCCTTTGAGTTTGATGAAGGTGACCTTGATAGTGACTTCGCATACTATTCTCTCAGCCATCATGAAGATCGAATCTCAGAACTATCAGAAGGTACTGGGATAACTCACGTTCCGCGTGATTTCACCCAGATATTCCAGATATTGAAACCTCCACTTCTTGAGCAGCGCCGTATTGCTGGGATCCTCTCAAAGGTTGACGACCAAATAAAACTAACAAATGATATTATCAAAAAGGTAGAAGAATTGGAGAAGGGATTACTTCAAAACCTATTCAAACTATTTTTTGAGCAGGATTGCAAAACGATCCAACTTGGCCCTTTCTCCGTAACGATCCCCTCCCATTGGAGTGTTGAAATGTTGGATGATCTAAATAAAGACGAATATCCGATATGTTATGGAGTATTAAAGCCCGGCGATTATCATGCGGATGGAGTTCAATTGTTAAATATCGAGGATATCACTGACACTGGTGAAGTGTTATCAGATTCCGTTCATAGAATCAGTGAAGAACTTCATGAGCAATACTCCCGGAGCGAGATCCAAGGGGGCGAGGTCGTTGTATCGGTGAAGGGAACTGTAGGGAGAGTCGTCCATCTTAATGACGATATTGAGAAATCCAATATTTCTCGGGATTTGGCAAGAATCACGCCGACTGAGCGTTTGGATCCACGTTGGTTGAGGTATTGCCTTTCTACGAAAATATATAAGGACTTAATAGAAGTGTATTCGACGGGATCTACTCGAGCTTCTCTGAATATTGGAGACCTGCGAGAAATCCCGGTCGTCTGCCCACCTATTTCGGAGCAACTGGAAATATCTGATGTGATTGAAACTCTCGAATCCACCCTTGAATGTGAGAGGTATCGGAAACAAAAATTACAGAGTCTGAAACACGGGCTCATGCAGGACCTCCTCACCGGGAAAGTAAGAGTGAATGATATAACAGTCGAAGATAGTTAG
- a CDS encoding type I restriction-modification system subunit M: MDAEQETLSDVENSGTLELETLRTHLWEAADILRGSIDSADYKNYIFGLLFLKRVNDRFEEETEELSEKHDIPEDVVRDDPGLHTEFWVPERARWSTIAEATDDIGGTLNKSLHAIEDENDEIDERVLTSIDFNDKERLPNEVLDKLVTHFSTYRYRNADLDDPDIFGRAYEYLIREFADDAGKKGGEFYTPREVVQLIVECVDPDEGERVYDPCCGSGGMLIYSAHHVADNGGSMDHLALYGQERNLDTWAIGQMNMLLHEVKDAQIAKGNTITDPKHVTEQDELEVFDKVIANPMWNQKEWSKDWVEENEPYNRFEYGLPPSNRGDWAWIQLMLASLNETGKAGVVMDNGVLFRSRSEKKIRKPILENDLVEAVIALPENLFYNTSSPGCVLILNKDKPEEREGKVQFIYAEDQELRESGVQIYEELSNQNEITSEGVEYLAETYQTGREEAHHSRLVDLEEIEENDWNLNVPRYVDTTEPEEPIDVTEKLEELDELEAKRRETDEKLQQYMEELEYK, encoded by the coding sequence ATGGACGCTGAACAGGAGACCCTCTCCGACGTGGAAAACAGTGGGACCCTGGAACTCGAAACCCTCCGCACGCACCTCTGGGAAGCTGCCGATATTCTCCGCGGCAGTATCGATTCCGCAGACTACAAGAATTACATCTTCGGCCTCCTCTTTCTGAAACGCGTTAACGATCGCTTCGAAGAAGAGACCGAAGAACTCTCCGAGAAACACGATATCCCCGAAGACGTCGTTCGCGACGACCCCGGACTTCACACCGAGTTCTGGGTTCCCGAACGCGCTCGTTGGTCGACCATCGCCGAAGCGACGGACGACATTGGCGGCACGCTCAATAAGTCACTGCACGCGATCGAAGACGAGAACGACGAGATCGACGAACGGGTGCTGACGAGTATCGACTTCAACGACAAGGAACGGCTCCCGAACGAGGTCCTCGACAAGCTCGTCACGCACTTTTCCACCTACCGCTATCGAAACGCCGATCTCGACGATCCCGACATCTTCGGACGGGCGTACGAGTATCTCATCCGCGAGTTCGCCGACGACGCTGGCAAGAAGGGTGGGGAGTTCTACACGCCGCGTGAGGTCGTCCAGCTCATCGTCGAGTGTGTCGATCCCGACGAGGGCGAACGCGTGTACGACCCGTGTTGTGGCTCTGGCGGGATGCTGATCTACTCCGCCCACCACGTCGCTGACAACGGTGGGAGTATGGATCACCTCGCGCTGTACGGCCAAGAGCGTAATCTGGACACGTGGGCGATCGGCCAGATGAACATGCTGCTCCACGAGGTCAAAGACGCCCAGATCGCGAAGGGAAATACCATCACCGACCCCAAACACGTCACCGAGCAAGACGAGCTGGAGGTGTTCGACAAGGTGATCGCGAATCCGATGTGGAACCAGAAGGAGTGGTCAAAGGACTGGGTCGAAGAGAACGAACCCTACAACCGCTTCGAGTACGGCCTTCCACCGTCGAATCGTGGCGACTGGGCGTGGATCCAGCTCATGCTCGCGTCGCTCAACGAGACGGGAAAGGCGGGCGTCGTGATGGACAACGGCGTGCTCTTCCGGTCGCGCTCGGAGAAGAAGATCCGCAAGCCGATCCTCGAAAACGACCTCGTCGAGGCGGTGATCGCGCTCCCCGAGAACCTCTTCTACAACACGTCATCGCCGGGCTGCGTGCTGATACTGAATAAGGACAAGCCCGAAGAACGCGAGGGGAAAGTACAGTTCATCTACGCGGAAGACCAAGAACTGCGCGAGTCGGGTGTCCAAATCTACGAGGAACTCTCGAATCAGAACGAAATCACCTCCGAGGGTGTCGAATATCTTGCCGAGACGTATCAGACGGGCCGCGAAGAGGCCCACCATAGTCGGTTGGTCGACTTGGAGGAGATCGAAGAGAACGACTGGAATCTGAACGTCCCGCGCTACGTCGACACGACCGAACCCGAGGAGCCGATCGACGTGACCGAGAAGTTGGAGGAGTTAGACGAACTGGAAGCCAAGCGGCGTGAGACGGACGAGAAGCTACAGCAGTACATGGAGGAACTGGAATACAAATGA
- a CDS encoding type I restriction endonuclease subunit R, with product MADEYGSVERPALDTLATLGWEVIDQQRETWDDPRETQTSAVLEPRIRAAVDKLNPWLSENNLNRVVREIQQVAGTSTMHENELIHEKLVKHTSVEQNRGYGKKHQTVEYINHDRPETNDFLAINQFPVEGKHETILPDIVLFVNGLPLGVIECKDPTIQDPRSKALEQLTRYQNEREQTATEGAEELFRYNQFSVATWLDGAVMGTYGTPKREYKPWRDPYPVDDEYLADQFGFDEYLPAQYRMLYALFEPSRLLDQLRNYTVHENKKQGRIKMVARYQQYRAVEKALARIEKRHQREVPGGVVWHTQGSGKSLTMLFLALKLRREMDDPTLVLVTDRHALDTQLHNTFERCGFPNPHQAGDIDDLREKLANHAGETITTLIQKFQLHEEESGDFPVLSEDNDIYVMVDEAHRTQYKHLANNMRTALPNAFYVGFTGTPIEKEMRDTRKTFGNYIDSYTIDKSLEDNTTVEILYQGRLADIHLDGTDLDRVFDGHTDEEKAEIKKRYAQQRDLAEAQSRIDRIALDIIDHYENEVAHPFKGMVVTTSKRAAITYKETLDELNGPESRVVISQGHNDPEDVKRWAPSGSELTDYKEEFVNPEGDVELLIVCDMLLTGFDAPVAQVMYLDKPLREHSLLQAIARVNRPFAEKNYGLVIDYYGVSEDLQEALAMFSEDEVANAMVPLEDKEPELEAAHSKAVSFFDDIHDEEACLQTLEPEDTRIEFTNQFKRFSTLMDTVLPDPMANPYKEDLEQLSTIYGRAKERFRDDEMNLEGCGQQVRELIHKHIRTSGIDVLNDEPVSVMDEAEFDTKLDTLESDEARASEMQHAVTHEINVRFDEDPVHYGSLRERVEELIEEYKQGRLDEIEIIEELNGVMDEIRSRKQRAHEHGFEGTTELSFYHSIADVLDTDDREVDDEHLLELTGSIVGSVEDLAEIVEWKERVGVQKEMRQQVRIELYKTDLDLTDDQRDELTSRIIQLARAHYQ from the coding sequence ATGGCAGACGAGTACGGTTCGGTCGAACGCCCGGCCCTCGACACTTTGGCAACCCTCGGCTGGGAGGTTATCGACCAACAGCGCGAGACGTGGGACGACCCGCGCGAGACACAGACCAGCGCCGTGCTCGAACCCCGAATTCGCGCTGCCGTCGACAAGCTAAATCCGTGGCTCTCGGAGAATAATTTGAATCGAGTCGTCCGCGAGATCCAGCAGGTCGCCGGGACGAGTACGATGCACGAGAACGAGCTCATCCACGAGAAGCTCGTCAAGCATACCTCTGTCGAGCAGAATCGGGGCTACGGCAAGAAACACCAGACGGTCGAGTACATCAATCACGATCGGCCCGAGACCAACGACTTCCTCGCGATCAACCAGTTCCCCGTTGAGGGCAAACACGAGACAATCCTCCCGGATATCGTGCTGTTCGTTAACGGCCTTCCACTGGGAGTGATCGAGTGCAAGGACCCGACGATCCAAGACCCGCGCTCGAAAGCGCTTGAGCAACTCACCCGCTACCAGAACGAACGCGAACAGACCGCCACCGAAGGAGCCGAGGAACTCTTTCGGTACAACCAGTTCTCCGTCGCGACGTGGCTCGACGGCGCCGTGATGGGCACCTACGGCACGCCCAAACGAGAGTACAAACCGTGGCGGGATCCGTACCCCGTCGACGACGAGTATCTCGCCGACCAGTTCGGGTTCGACGAGTACCTCCCCGCGCAGTACCGCATGCTGTACGCACTGTTCGAGCCTTCGCGGTTACTTGATCAACTGCGGAATTACACCGTCCACGAGAACAAGAAACAGGGGCGGATCAAAATGGTCGCGCGCTACCAGCAGTACCGGGCGGTCGAGAAGGCGCTTGCCCGGATCGAGAAGCGCCACCAGCGCGAAGTTCCCGGCGGGGTGGTCTGGCACACCCAAGGCTCGGGCAAATCGCTCACGATGCTCTTTCTCGCGCTCAAGCTCCGCCGGGAGATGGACGACCCCACACTCGTCCTCGTCACCGATCGCCACGCACTCGACACCCAACTGCACAACACCTTCGAACGCTGTGGCTTCCCGAACCCACACCAAGCCGGCGATATCGACGATCTACGCGAGAAGCTGGCGAACCACGCCGGCGAGACGATCACCACGCTCATCCAGAAGTTCCAACTCCACGAAGAGGAGTCGGGCGACTTCCCCGTCCTCTCCGAGGACAACGACATCTACGTGATGGTCGACGAGGCCCACCGCACGCAGTACAAACACCTCGCGAACAACATGCGGACCGCCCTGCCCAACGCCTTCTACGTGGGCTTCACTGGGACGCCCATCGAGAAGGAGATGCGCGACACGCGCAAAACGTTCGGCAACTACATCGACTCCTACACGATCGACAAGTCGCTTGAAGATAACACCACGGTCGAGATCCTGTATCAAGGCCGCCTCGCAGACATTCATCTGGACGGAACGGATCTCGATCGCGTCTTTGACGGTCACACGGACGAGGAGAAAGCCGAGATCAAGAAACGCTACGCCCAACAGCGAGATCTGGCCGAGGCCCAGTCACGCATCGACCGGATCGCGCTGGATATCATCGACCACTACGAGAACGAGGTCGCCCACCCGTTCAAAGGCATGGTCGTCACGACGAGCAAGCGCGCGGCGATCACGTACAAAGAGACACTCGACGAACTCAACGGTCCCGAGTCGCGCGTCGTCATCTCACAGGGCCACAACGACCCCGAGGACGTCAAGCGCTGGGCACCGTCGGGGTCGGAACTCACCGACTACAAAGAAGAGTTCGTCAACCCCGAGGGCGACGTCGAACTGCTCATCGTCTGCGACATGCTCCTCACTGGGTTCGACGCCCCCGTCGCCCAAGTCATGTATCTGGACAAACCGCTGCGCGAACACAGTCTGCTGCAAGCCATCGCCCGCGTGAACCGTCCGTTCGCCGAGAAAAACTACGGGCTGGTGATCGACTACTACGGCGTTTCCGAAGATCTGCAAGAGGCCCTCGCGATGTTCAGCGAAGACGAGGTGGCCAACGCGATGGTCCCGCTGGAGGACAAAGAACCCGAACTCGAAGCCGCCCACAGCAAGGCGGTCTCCTTTTTCGACGACATCCACGACGAAGAGGCGTGTTTGCAGACGCTCGAACCCGAGGACACGCGTATCGAGTTCACCAACCAGTTCAAACGGTTCTCGACGCTGATGGACACCGTCCTCCCCGACCCGATGGCGAACCCGTACAAGGAGGACCTCGAACAGCTGAGTACGATCTACGGGCGGGCGAAAGAGCGCTTCCGCGACGACGAGATGAATCTGGAGGGCTGTGGCCAGCAGGTCCGTGAACTCATCCACAAGCACATCCGTACGTCGGGCATCGACGTGCTGAACGACGAGCCCGTCTCGGTGATGGACGAAGCCGAGTTCGACACGAAGCTTGATACGTTAGAGAGCGACGAAGCCAGAGCGAGCGAAATGCAACACGCAGTCACCCACGAGATCAACGTGCGTTTCGACGAAGACCCGGTCCACTACGGCTCACTGCGCGAACGAGTCGAGGAGTTGATCGAGGAGTATAAGCAAGGCCGACTCGACGAGATCGAGATTATCGAGGAACTCAACGGCGTGATGGACGAGATCCGCTCGCGCAAGCAACGGGCCCACGAACACGGGTTCGAGGGGACCACGGAACTCTCGTTCTATCACTCGATCGCGGACGTCCTCGACACTGACGATCGGGAGGTCGATGACGAGCACCTCCTGGAGCTGACGGGCTCGATCGTCGGGAGTGTCGAAGACCTCGCGGAGATCGTCGAGTGGAAAGAGCGTGTTGGGGTCCAAAAAGAGATGCGCCAGCAGGTCCGTATTGAACTCTACAAGACGGATCTCGACTTGACTGACGACCAGCGCGACGAATTGACCAGCCGGATTATTCAGCTCGCCCGTGCCCACTACCAATGA
- a CDS encoding glycoside hydrolase family 55 protein — MPPSSHRRALLAAAASGTTLLAGCSSLNPFADESTDVRSIDDITEDDGRTAWNVAAFGIEGDGETEVGQDVHDLLARVAEVGGGVVRFPPGRYLFERTPLIGDDTAIVGAGRATVFEGPRTDDEVGNALLSNRGYDEPGYGGASNWRVANVRLDSPRSNGIVPAHADGVRLENVHGDRIYHHHVDVVSSTGVTIDGFRATRGGESDSDAPVQFDTQPEGTAWNGVLDGEATSLVADNDTPTTRCRLRYFEIDAANEPDHGVHLHRGPFESIAISDGSVSGCEYTAIRADPDEPISDLRIANVSCIDNARGITLGHVEDGRRGLAIDAVTIRTDAKDVAGGSGLYVAGFDGATITNLRVEGPFQNSIIVDDTDALTMTSITASGADDQAVRFRENVDATLTAATAADCDVGIFSGPGSTVTYGGVTVENVGTQVADGPGDVRPWTAS; from the coding sequence ATGCCCCCCTCGTCCCACCGCCGAGCCCTCCTCGCGGCCGCGGCCTCCGGCACCACCCTCCTCGCCGGCTGTTCCTCACTGAACCCGTTCGCCGACGAGTCCACAGACGTCCGATCCATCGACGACATCACCGAGGACGACGGGCGAACAGCGTGGAACGTCGCCGCCTTCGGCATCGAGGGCGACGGTGAGACCGAAGTGGGCCAGGACGTCCACGACTTGCTCGCCCGGGTCGCCGAAGTGGGCGGCGGGGTCGTCCGCTTCCCACCGGGTCGGTACCTGTTCGAGCGGACACCGTTGATCGGCGACGATACGGCGATCGTGGGCGCAGGTCGGGCCACCGTCTTCGAAGGTCCCCGAACGGACGACGAGGTGGGCAACGCGCTCCTCTCGAATCGAGGCTACGACGAGCCGGGCTACGGCGGGGCGTCGAACTGGCGCGTCGCGAACGTGCGGCTCGACTCACCGCGATCGAACGGGATCGTTCCGGCCCACGCCGACGGCGTCCGTCTCGAGAACGTCCACGGCGACCGGATCTATCACCACCACGTCGACGTGGTCTCCTCGACCGGCGTCACCATCGACGGCTTCCGGGCCACCCGCGGCGGCGAGAGCGACTCCGACGCGCCCGTCCAGTTCGACACCCAGCCCGAGGGCACCGCGTGGAACGGCGTGCTGGACGGCGAGGCGACGAGCCTCGTCGCCGACAACGATACGCCGACGACGCGGTGTCGCCTGCGATACTTCGAGATCGACGCGGCCAACGAGCCCGACCACGGCGTCCACCTCCATCGAGGTCCCTTCGAGTCCATCGCCATCTCGGACGGGTCCGTCTCCGGTTGCGAGTACACCGCCATCCGCGCCGACCCCGACGAACCCATCTCCGACCTGCGCATCGCGAACGTCTCCTGTATCGACAACGCCCGCGGGATCACGCTCGGCCACGTCGAAGACGGCCGGCGCGGGCTCGCCATCGACGCCGTCACCATCAGGACCGACGCGAAGGACGTCGCGGGCGGTTCGGGTCTCTACGTCGCCGGCTTCGACGGCGCCACGATCACGAACCTCCGGGTCGAGGGCCCGTTCCAGAATTCGATCATCGTCGACGATACGGACGCCCTCACGATGACGTCGATCACCGCCAGCGGCGCCGACGATCAGGCCGTCCGCTTCCGGGAGAACGTCGACGCGACCCTGACCGCCGCCACGGCCGCGGATTGCGACGTCGGCATCTTCTCCGGGCCGGGGAGCACCGTCACCTACGGCGGCGTCACCGTCGAGAACGTGGGAACCCAGGTCGCGGACGGCCCCGGCGACGTTCGCCCCTGGACGGCGTCCTGA
- a CDS encoding M48 family metallopeptidase: MRQFHIGQTMVPYEIDWSADRETINLAIDDTLTVTVTAPMEASYDDIEETLEAKQEWLLEKLYGLSEQSGPPYPKEFLSGEKLTYRGREYPLHVEESDVRQPELFFDGDTFTLSVHSYDAPSDHVSVRRKRQAVVDWYVDRAKADLQQRCNRYQSNVGATKITVDVCELSGRWGEYENGVVRLNWRLILAPVRIQDYVVIHELVHSTHSDHTDGFWNAVGSLLPDYEERREWLRVNGRTLSI; the protein is encoded by the coding sequence ATGCGTCAGTTCCACATCGGCCAGACGATGGTCCCTTACGAGATCGATTGGTCAGCCGATCGCGAAACGATCAATCTCGCAATCGACGATACGCTCACCGTCACGGTCACGGCACCGATGGAAGCTTCGTACGACGATATCGAGGAGACGCTGGAGGCAAAACAGGAATGGCTACTGGAGAAACTCTATGGCCTATCGGAGCAATCCGGCCCTCCGTATCCGAAGGAGTTCCTAAGTGGGGAGAAACTCACCTACCGCGGCCGAGAGTACCCGCTGCATGTCGAGGAATCGGATGTTCGTCAGCCCGAACTGTTTTTTGATGGGGATACGTTTACGCTCTCCGTCCATAGCTATGATGCACCGTCGGATCACGTGAGCGTCCGTCGTAAACGCCAAGCTGTAGTCGACTGGTACGTTGATCGGGCCAAAGCGGACCTCCAACAGCGTTGTAACCGGTACCAATCGAACGTTGGTGCCACAAAGATCACCGTAGATGTGTGTGAACTGTCCGGGAGGTGGGGTGAGTACGAAAACGGGGTAGTTCGATTGAACTGGCGATTAATTCTGGCACCAGTTCGGATCCAGGACTATGTAGTCATTCACGAATTAGTACATTCGACACATTCCGACCATACGGATGGATTCTGGAACGCCGTGGGATCGCTACTTCCAGATTACGAGGAACGGAGAGAGTGGCTCCGTGTGAACGGTCGAACCCTCTCAATTTAA
- a CDS encoding DUF4157 domain-containing protein, whose protein sequence is MAPGPIGVPVIGAGQQTRDEPVSLGPAASKRASELIAEFQNRPDEIPIDNNRQNLASLQRNMDAHEATGPAGDAGVPDSVRDVISSSGHSLDASIQRAMEDRMGDSFSDVRIHTGPTAANACEAINARAFTVGNHIAFNAGEYDSESPEGQHLLAHELAHVRQQTGGALSMMPQANVELEIDPDPQLEREAEETAQRVMDGCELGIQRLSGAEVHVQRFPWDQSNLDAFDEGGYDNEEDEGLGHPIKNCAARFGTAKRKDYRKTFFEYYPHLKGEVEVHHAVEQQTLRRYPDVVSEAEIHSLENLRGIPNQKRGQLHRGKIRQEWDLFYKKMDSRDEEVTKKKLLDKATEIDNEYREEFVPAVR, encoded by the coding sequence ATGGCACCCGGCCCGATTGGGGTGCCAGTGATAGGAGCCGGACAGCAGACGCGCGACGAACCGGTCTCGCTCGGCCCGGCGGCGAGCAAACGTGCGTCCGAACTCATCGCCGAGTTCCAGAATCGCCCCGATGAGATTCCGATCGACAACAACCGTCAGAATCTGGCGTCGCTCCAGCGCAACATGGACGCCCACGAGGCGACGGGACCGGCCGGCGACGCCGGGGTGCCCGACTCCGTTCGTGACGTGATTTCCTCGTCGGGGCACTCACTCGACGCGTCGATCCAGCGCGCGATGGAGGATCGCATGGGCGACTCGTTCAGTGACGTCCGGATTCACACCGGACCGACGGCTGCGAACGCCTGCGAGGCCATCAACGCGCGGGCGTTTACGGTCGGGAATCACATCGCGTTCAACGCGGGCGAGTACGACTCCGAGAGCCCGGAGGGACAGCACCTATTGGCGCACGAACTGGCGCATGTCCGCCAGCAGACCGGCGGCGCACTCTCGATGATGCCGCAGGCGAACGTCGAGTTGGAGATCGACCCCGATCCACAACTCGAACGCGAAGCCGAGGAGACCGCCCAGCGGGTGATGGACGGCTGCGAACTGGGGATTCAGCGGCTCTCCGGAGCCGAGGTCCACGTCCAGCGATTTCCTTGGGACCAGAGTAATCTGGATGCGTTTGATGAGGGTGGCTACGACAACGAGGAAGATGAGGGACTTGGCCATCCAATTAAAAATTGCGCGGCGAGATTTGGCACGGCAAAACGTAAAGATTACAGAAAAACGTTTTTCGAATATTATCCGCACCTGAAGGGTGAGGTCGAAGTTCATCATGCAGTTGAGCAACAAACCCTGCGGCGGTATCCAGACGTGGTGTCTGAAGCAGAAATCCATTCGTTAGAAAATTTGCGCGGGATCCCCAACCAGAAGCGAGGCCAGTTACACAGGGGAAAAATACGCCAGGAATGGGATCTCTTCTATAAAAAGATGGATTCCCGTGATGAAGAGGTCACGAAGAAGAAACTTCTCGACAAGGCTACGGAAATCGATAACGAGTATAGGGAAGAATTCGTTCCGGCGGTGAGATAA
- a CDS encoding ABC transporter ATP-binding protein: MPVEDAANPAIETRDLRKRYGSEVALDGISLSIPSGTVYGFLGPNGAGKTTTMRLLTGLAQPSGGGARVCGTPVSDRRAMASLVGYLPETPPLYEEFSAREQLEYVADLRDVPTETAAERIDEHLDRFDLTADADKRIDAYSKGMRQKTAFIQSVLHDPDVLFLDEPTAGLDPRAARRIRESIVDLADAGTTVFLSTHILPVVEAVADAVGVLFDGRLVAEGTPAEVTARAETGDSSSLEDAFLAVTSEREPQAIPGGE, encoded by the coding sequence ATGCCCGTCGAAGACGCAGCGAACCCCGCTATCGAAACGAGAGACCTCCGCAAGCGCTACGGTTCGGAGGTCGCGCTCGACGGCATCTCGCTCTCGATCCCGTCGGGGACGGTGTACGGCTTTCTCGGGCCGAACGGCGCGGGGAAGACGACCACGATGCGGCTGCTGACCGGACTCGCCCAGCCGTCGGGCGGTGGGGCTCGCGTCTGCGGGACGCCCGTTTCCGACCGGCGGGCGATGGCGTCGCTCGTGGGCTACCTGCCGGAGACGCCACCGCTGTACGAGGAGTTCAGCGCCCGCGAGCAACTGGAGTACGTCGCCGACCTCCGCGACGTGCCGACGGAGACGGCGGCCGAGCGCATCGACGAGCACCTCGATCGGTTCGACCTGACGGCGGACGCCGACAAGCGCATCGACGCCTACTCGAAGGGGATGCGACAGAAGACCGCGTTCATCCAGAGCGTCTTGCACGATCCCGACGTCCTCTTCCTTGACGAACCGACGGCCGGGCTCGATCCACGCGCCGCACGGCGCATCCGGGAATCCATCGTCGACCTCGCCGACGCGGGGACGACCGTCTTCCTCTCGACGCACATCCTCCCGGTCGTCGAAGCAGTCGCGGACGCGGTCGGCGTCCTGTTCGACGGGCGATTGGTCGCCGAGGGGACGCCAGCCGAAGTGACCGCTCGCGCGGAAACGGGCGACAGCAGTTCCCTCGAAGACGCCTTCCTCGCCGTCACGAGTGAGCGCGAACCGCAGGCGATCCCCGGTGGAGAATGA